A single region of the Streptomyces virginiae genome encodes:
- a CDS encoding TIGR03086 family metal-binding protein, which translates to MNKTEQLIETPSDSPGAAASPSSFDPRTDLAAAVELAGRTLAAVRPEQYDAPTPCEEFDVRRLSSHLVAVVRRISVIGRGEDPFSVPSFADEIADGAWAEAWVPGAREVAEVWADPGILGRELRLPMGVLPGAAAAAVYTHELTVHTWDLARATGQDPDWDPALIERVIGVVRRALPAETRGGRIPFAEVVVVDPEAPAIDRLVAWAGRRP; encoded by the coding sequence ATGAACAAGACCGAGCAGCTCATCGAGACCCCGTCCGACTCCCCCGGCGCCGCCGCCTCCCCCTCCTCCTTCGATCCGCGGACCGACCTCGCCGCGGCCGTCGAACTGGCCGGCCGTACGCTGGCCGCCGTCCGGCCCGAGCAGTACGACGCCCCGACCCCTTGCGAGGAGTTCGACGTACGGCGGCTGTCGAGCCACCTCGTCGCCGTCGTCCGCCGGATCTCGGTGATCGGGCGCGGCGAGGACCCGTTCAGCGTCCCGTCCTTCGCCGACGAGATCGCCGACGGTGCGTGGGCGGAGGCCTGGGTGCCGGGCGCCCGCGAGGTCGCGGAGGTATGGGCGGATCCGGGCATCCTCGGCCGGGAGCTGCGCCTGCCGATGGGCGTCCTGCCGGGTGCGGCCGCCGCGGCCGTCTACACGCACGAACTCACGGTGCACACCTGGGACCTGGCCAGGGCGACCGGGCAGGACCCGGACTGGGACCCGGCTCTCATCGAGCGGGTGATCGGCGTCGTACGTCGCGCGCTGCCGGCCGAAACCCGCGGCGGACGGATTCCCTTCGCGGAGGTGGTGGTCGTGGACCCCGAGGCCCCGGCCATCGACCGGCTCGTGGCCTGGGCCGGGCGCCGGCCCTGA
- a CDS encoding helix-turn-helix transcriptional regulator, translating to MRADRLLATLLFLQERGRVTVPEVAAELEVSERTARRDLEALASAGIPVYSQRGRGGGWSLVGGARTDLTGLTADEIRALFLVAGPLSDTPELRTTLRKLVRALPTTMRAQAQAATRAGVVDATDWSRNAVTADAAHRSALQGAVVDGIRVRLGYAGVGKPAGERTVDPLGLVAKAGVDYLVAGTDKGLRTFRLSRVTSVEPTGEPVTRPPDFDLATAWRTLSGAFQDGMYAVTARARVHPDALALLQRFLGGRVRVGGPLPDGWTEVWVDGPASKALAGHLAGLGARVEVLEPPEVRQWLARIGAELTEMYAGEEPHAPHGS from the coding sequence ATGAGAGCCGACCGGTTGCTGGCGACCCTGCTCTTCCTCCAGGAGCGAGGCCGTGTCACCGTCCCCGAAGTGGCCGCCGAACTGGAGGTGTCCGAGCGCACCGCGCGCAGAGATCTGGAGGCCCTGGCATCGGCGGGCATCCCCGTCTACTCGCAGCGCGGCCGCGGCGGCGGCTGGTCCCTCGTCGGCGGGGCCCGTACCGATCTCACCGGACTGACGGCCGACGAGATCCGGGCACTCTTCCTCGTCGCCGGCCCCCTGTCGGACACCCCCGAGCTGCGCACCACGTTGCGCAAGCTGGTCCGGGCCCTGCCGACGACCATGCGGGCGCAGGCCCAAGCCGCGACCCGGGCGGGGGTGGTCGACGCCACGGACTGGTCCCGCAACGCCGTCACCGCCGATGCCGCCCACCGCTCCGCGCTCCAAGGCGCCGTCGTGGACGGGATCCGCGTCCGCCTCGGGTACGCGGGCGTCGGCAAGCCGGCCGGCGAACGCACCGTCGACCCCCTCGGGCTCGTGGCCAAGGCGGGCGTGGACTACCTGGTGGCCGGTACGGACAAGGGCCTGCGCACCTTCCGGCTCAGCCGGGTCACCTCCGTCGAGCCGACCGGCGAACCGGTGACCCGACCACCCGACTTCGACCTCGCCACGGCCTGGCGGACGCTGTCCGGAGCCTTCCAGGACGGCATGTACGCGGTGACCGCGCGGGCCCGCGTCCACCCTGACGCGCTGGCCCTGCTGCAACGGTTCCTCGGCGGCCGCGTGCGCGTCGGAGGTCCGCTGCCCGACGGCTGGACCGAGGTGTGGGTCGACGGCCCGGCCTCGAAGGCCCTGGCGGGACACCTGGCGGGGTTGGGAGCGCGGGTCGAGGTGCTGGAGCCGCCGGAGGTGCGGCAGTGGCTGGCCCGGATCGGCGCGGAACTCACCGAGATGTACGCGGGGGAGGAGCCGCACGCACCCCACGGCTCGTAG